In the Myxococcus fulvus genome, one interval contains:
- a CDS encoding chemotaxis protein CheC, with the protein MSLPLPSDAQLDALREVANIGCGHAANALSRLMGGRQVDLSVPRVVLTGPEDAAGLLGGDASAVAAWLAITGALRGVLMLALPASDAQALESLLLGAQECGQAERDSAVSEAANIVASACLSAIGKLTSWRLMPSVPTLRRASARELVGAAVGQVEGDPGRVVVLEARFMAAATPPVSGQLLLVLERDSSRALLARLGV; encoded by the coding sequence GTGAGCCTGCCTCTTCCCAGCGATGCGCAGCTCGATGCCCTGCGCGAGGTGGCCAACATCGGCTGCGGCCATGCGGCCAACGCGCTCTCCCGGCTCATGGGCGGACGTCAGGTGGACCTGTCCGTCCCCCGCGTGGTGCTCACCGGCCCCGAGGACGCCGCGGGGCTCCTGGGCGGCGACGCGTCCGCGGTGGCGGCCTGGCTCGCCATCACTGGCGCCCTGAGGGGCGTGCTGATGCTGGCCCTGCCGGCCTCGGATGCGCAGGCGCTGGAGTCGCTGCTGCTCGGCGCGCAGGAGTGCGGGCAGGCCGAGCGCGACAGCGCGGTGTCGGAGGCGGCGAACATCGTCGCGAGCGCGTGCCTGTCCGCCATCGGCAAGCTGACGTCCTGGCGGCTGATGCCGTCGGTGCCCACGCTGCGGCGGGCGAGCGCTCGCGAGCTGGTGGGCGCGGCGGTGGGGCAGGTGGAGGGAGACCCCGGCCGCGTGGTGGTGCTGGAGGCGCGCTTCATGGCGGCGGCCACGCCCCCGGTGAGCGGGCAGCTGTTGCTGGTGCTGGAGCGCGACAGCTCCCGGGCCCTCCTGGCGCGGCTGGGCGTGTAG
- the thiL gene encoding thiamine-phosphate kinase → MPGEFDFIRRFLGHFPKARVPVGPGDDCAVLAPSRGALCVTTDAVVEDVHFTRASFSPADIGHKALAVNLSDVASMGATPRWFVCALALPRDFPPAHLSGIARGMAALAREHRVALVGGNFTSARELSITITATGELSRPPLTRAGARPGDWLYVSGTLGDARLGLAHLRAGVKRGASVQRQRRPQPRVALGQLAARFASAALDVSDGLAQDLGHLCTASGVRAVVELSKLPMSAAVRRELGPEGALAGGEDYELLMAVPSARGRAFERACARGGHPVTRVGTLLEGAGWVIHDESGRDVRRPGGFDHFRQASRVD, encoded by the coding sequence ATGCCTGGTGAGTTCGACTTCATCCGCCGCTTCCTCGGCCACTTCCCGAAGGCCCGGGTGCCGGTGGGCCCCGGGGACGACTGCGCGGTGCTCGCGCCCTCGCGCGGGGCGCTGTGCGTCACCACCGACGCCGTGGTGGAGGACGTGCACTTCACCCGCGCGTCCTTCTCCCCCGCGGACATCGGCCACAAGGCGCTCGCGGTGAACCTCTCGGACGTGGCCTCCATGGGCGCCACGCCACGCTGGTTCGTCTGCGCGCTCGCGCTGCCCAGGGACTTTCCTCCCGCGCACCTGTCGGGCATCGCCCGGGGCATGGCCGCGCTCGCCCGCGAGCACCGCGTCGCGCTCGTGGGCGGCAACTTCACCTCCGCGCGCGAGCTGTCCATCACCATCACCGCCACCGGAGAGCTCTCCCGCCCTCCGCTCACCCGCGCCGGAGCCCGGCCCGGTGACTGGCTCTACGTGTCCGGGACGCTCGGTGACGCGAGGCTGGGGCTCGCCCACCTGCGCGCCGGCGTGAAGCGCGGCGCCAGCGTCCAACGCCAGCGCCGACCCCAGCCGCGCGTCGCCCTGGGCCAGCTCGCCGCGCGCTTCGCATCCGCGGCACTGGATGTTTCCGATGGCCTTGCACAGGACCTGGGTCACCTGTGCACCGCGTCCGGTGTGCGCGCGGTGGTGGAGTTGTCGAAGCTGCCGATGTCGGCCGCGGTGCGGCGGGAGCTGGGCCCGGAGGGGGCGCTGGCGGGAGGGGAGGACTACGAGCTGCTCATGGCCGTCCCCTCGGCGCGGGGGCGTGCCTTCGAGCGGGCGTGTGCTCGGGGCGGCCATCCGGTGACGCGCGTGGGGACGCTCCTAGAGGGGGCGGGGTGGGTGATCCACGACGAGTCCGGACGCGACGTGCGCCGGCCGGGCGGGTTCGACCACTTCCGACAAGCCTCCCGGGTGGATTGA
- a CDS encoding Hint domain-containing protein: MKPCSRFSVPVTAALPLVALATSAWAGPLRSPDRGLDGATLVEDSQYMRRVFEEKSRGAGGESIAIDLADPAQYRFVMNRLRGSGKTVANAPRLFERLALAQRKALAHKAAGTQAAPLANNWGCDHFLNLTRGVTSGMVRVYESNPWAACLNGASYVYTDIVAFNANNAETQTTVVDSASGEEYAAGQSFDDVIVRPAIPVNQDRQVILDSMMIAMNENTGEEVVTFVRGQSSTTTGGADLALEHPRLSVPGSGKLNTELCQMRGGIDCDYAAVGATLAPSGGNTPTSIALRNPAVTASWVGDAANNFPLTRAWDWSHVYVPTKFTFNAGTKNGIACVIKEILPGSKVRLVKPITGGTCMSQADLTPFLAGSINSQTANVTLLADLTRETSIAGTGVENCAMQTIINQPVEYVITVSTKVNCGTTANTPASVTVRMLSDSRYRYGVQVWNSCMAEGTQVVLADGSVVPVESVKRGQRIVTNAKGDTLTVRDVQVGGERDAMVNLRDDKGHAVSLTDKHPVIMADGKPLAAGKLKVADKVSTREGVATLTSVTREKYAGKVYNFSLGTTEELARAGKHANTMFANGFRVGDNAMQGELTAPVADSRETLERLPASWHKDYALAPAFVAGQR; the protein is encoded by the coding sequence ATGAAGCCGTGCTCGCGTTTCTCGGTGCCCGTTACCGCGGCCCTGCCGCTCGTCGCGCTCGCGACGTCCGCCTGGGCTGGCCCGTTGCGCTCCCCGGACCGGGGGTTGGACGGGGCCACGCTGGTGGAGGATTCGCAGTACATGCGCCGCGTCTTCGAGGAGAAGTCCCGGGGCGCGGGGGGCGAGAGCATCGCCATCGACCTGGCGGACCCGGCCCAGTACCGCTTCGTGATGAACCGCCTGCGCGGCTCCGGGAAGACGGTCGCCAACGCGCCCCGGCTCTTCGAGCGGCTGGCGCTGGCGCAGCGTAAGGCCCTGGCGCACAAGGCCGCGGGCACGCAGGCCGCGCCGCTGGCCAACAACTGGGGCTGTGACCACTTCCTCAACCTGACCCGCGGCGTCACCAGCGGCATGGTGCGCGTCTACGAGAGCAACCCCTGGGCGGCGTGCCTCAACGGCGCCAGCTACGTGTACACGGACATCGTCGCCTTCAACGCGAACAACGCGGAGACGCAGACGACGGTGGTGGACTCGGCCTCCGGCGAGGAGTACGCGGCCGGCCAGAGCTTCGACGACGTCATCGTGCGGCCGGCCATCCCGGTGAACCAGGACCGGCAGGTCATCCTCGACTCGATGATGATCGCCATGAACGAGAACACGGGTGAGGAGGTCGTCACCTTCGTGCGCGGCCAGTCGAGCACGACGACGGGCGGCGCGGACCTGGCGCTGGAGCACCCGCGCCTGTCGGTGCCTGGCAGCGGCAAGCTGAACACGGAGCTGTGCCAGATGCGCGGCGGCATCGACTGTGACTACGCCGCGGTGGGCGCCACGCTGGCGCCCTCGGGGGGCAACACCCCGACGAGCATCGCGCTGCGCAACCCCGCCGTGACGGCCTCGTGGGTGGGGGATGCCGCCAACAACTTCCCCCTGACGCGCGCGTGGGACTGGAGCCACGTCTACGTGCCCACCAAGTTCACCTTCAACGCGGGCACCAAGAACGGCATCGCCTGCGTCATCAAGGAGATCCTCCCGGGCTCGAAGGTGCGCCTGGTCAAGCCCATCACGGGCGGCACGTGCATGAGCCAGGCGGACCTGACGCCCTTCCTCGCCGGCTCCATCAACAGCCAGACGGCGAACGTGACGCTGCTGGCGGACCTGACGCGGGAGACGTCCATCGCGGGCACGGGCGTGGAGAACTGCGCGATGCAGACCATCATCAACCAGCCGGTGGAGTACGTCATCACGGTGAGCACCAAGGTGAACTGCGGCACGACGGCGAACACGCCGGCGTCCGTGACGGTGCGCATGCTGTCCGACTCGCGCTATCGCTATGGCGTGCAGGTGTGGAACTCCTGCATGGCGGAGGGCACGCAGGTGGTGCTGGCCGATGGCAGCGTCGTCCCGGTGGAGTCGGTCAAGCGCGGCCAGCGCATCGTGACGAACGCGAAGGGTGACACGCTCACCGTGCGCGACGTCCAGGTGGGTGGCGAGCGCGACGCGATGGTGAACCTGCGTGACGACAAGGGCCACGCGGTCAGCCTCACCGACAAGCACCCGGTCATCATGGCGGATGGCAAGCCGCTGGCCGCGGGCAAGCTGAAGGTGGCGGACAAGGTCAGCACGCGCGAGGGCGTGGCCACGCTGACCTCCGTCACGCGCGAGAAGTACGCGGGCAAGGTCTACAACTTCAGCCTGGGGACGACCGAGGAGCTGGCGCGCGCGGGGAAGCACGCGAACACGATGTTCGCCAATGGCTTCCGCGTGGGTGACAACGCCATGCAGGGCGAGCTGACGGCGCCGGTGGCGGACTCGCGCGAGACGCTCGAGCGTCTGCCGGCCTCGTGGCACAAGGACTACGCCCTGGCCCCGGCGTTCGTGGCGGGTCAGCGCTAG
- a CDS encoding chemotaxis protein CheW: protein MRHVIFRVEKERYGLPLSAVREVVVPPERFTRVPRAPAAITGVMNLRGRVVTVVELRQLLGLPDGASPPSRVVLLDRGRRDLGLLVTDVDGIEAVERVSTAPGKSTPAIRGVARLGGLGVTVLDPEGLDAAVVALFTHSK from the coding sequence GTGCGGCACGTCATCTTCCGGGTGGAGAAGGAGCGCTACGGACTGCCATTGTCGGCGGTGCGGGAGGTCGTCGTGCCTCCGGAGCGCTTCACCCGGGTGCCGCGCGCACCGGCTGCGATTACCGGGGTGATGAACCTGCGGGGCCGGGTGGTGACGGTGGTGGAGCTGCGCCAGCTGTTGGGGCTCCCAGATGGGGCTTCGCCTCCTTCCCGCGTGGTTCTTCTGGACCGCGGCCGGAGGGATCTGGGACTGTTGGTGACGGATGTGGATGGAATCGAGGCGGTCGAGCGGGTGAGCACGGCGCCGGGGAAGTCGACACCGGCCATCCGTGGCGTCGCCCGGCTGGGTGGGCTGGGAGTGACCGTGCTGGACCCGGAGGGACTGGACGCCGCGGTGGTTGCCTTGTTCACCCATTCCAAGTGA
- a CDS encoding SRPBCC domain-containing protein yields MTTPQTARVTTFLTLEPQVAFEVFTEETNLWWRKGPRFRGSHAPDSVVRFEGGAGGRLVEEDSEGVFEIGRVLSWVPGAHLRFEWRGRNFAPGELTEVEVRFESAEGGTRVVLEHRGWESLRPDHPVRHGQDVAAFLAMMGMWWAGLTTALRTVASRPTPRVE; encoded by the coding sequence ATGACCACCCCCCAGACCGCGCGCGTGACGACCTTCCTCACCCTGGAGCCCCAGGTGGCCTTCGAGGTCTTCACCGAGGAGACCAACCTCTGGTGGCGCAAGGGGCCCCGCTTCCGGGGCTCCCACGCCCCCGACAGCGTGGTGCGCTTCGAGGGCGGCGCGGGGGGCCGGCTGGTGGAGGAGGACTCCGAAGGTGTCTTCGAGATTGGCCGCGTGCTGTCCTGGGTCCCGGGCGCGCACTTGCGCTTCGAGTGGCGCGGCAGGAACTTCGCGCCCGGCGAGCTCACCGAGGTGGAGGTGCGCTTCGAGTCCGCCGAGGGCGGCACCCGCGTCGTCCTGGAGCACCGCGGCTGGGAGTCGCTGCGCCCGGACCACCCCGTGCGTCATGGCCAGGACGTCGCCGCCTTCCTCGCGATGATGGGCATGTGGTGGGCGGGCCTCACCACCGCGTTGCGCACCGTGGCGTCCCGGCCGACGCCACGCGTTGAATGA
- a CDS encoding MmcQ/YjbR family DNA-binding protein, with protein sequence MSQGATVVLGAAEARLREVMLALPDVTEEFPWGHRTAKVRGKMFAILVLDEEGLRITTKLPTSHEAALMLPFAEPTGYGLGKSGWVTARFTPGQEVPVELMALWIQESFRAVAPKSLGDGASVVKKSAASKTKAVGAESTVSGAKAKASGAKVKPAAAKQKTASVKVKPTGAKVKPAATKAKTAGAKAKSTGVKVKAVGAKATPAGTKTPGAKVKRPGKKTAAAAGKPSARKVAPGVKRPRTARRATASRSMQS encoded by the coding sequence ATGAGCCAGGGCGCCACCGTCGTGTTGGGCGCCGCGGAGGCGCGGCTGCGCGAGGTGATGCTCGCGCTGCCGGACGTCACCGAGGAGTTCCCCTGGGGACACCGCACCGCGAAGGTGCGCGGGAAGATGTTCGCCATCCTCGTGCTCGACGAGGAGGGGCTGCGCATCACCACCAAGCTGCCCACGTCCCACGAGGCGGCGCTGATGCTGCCGTTCGCCGAGCCCACGGGCTACGGACTGGGCAAGAGCGGCTGGGTGACGGCGCGCTTCACCCCCGGACAAGAGGTCCCGGTGGAGCTGATGGCCCTGTGGATCCAGGAGAGCTTCCGCGCCGTGGCGCCCAAGTCCCTGGGTGACGGTGCGTCCGTGGTGAAGAAGTCCGCCGCGAGCAAGACGAAGGCGGTGGGCGCGGAGTCGACGGTGTCGGGCGCGAAGGCGAAGGCGTCGGGCGCGAAGGTGAAGCCGGCCGCCGCGAAGCAGAAGACCGCGAGCGTGAAGGTGAAGCCGACGGGCGCGAAGGTGAAGCCGGCCGCCACGAAGGCGAAGACGGCGGGCGCGAAGGCGAAGTCGACGGGCGTGAAGGTGAAGGCGGTTGGTGCGAAGGCGACACCGGCAGGCACGAAGACCCCGGGCGCGAAGGTGAAGCGTCCCGGCAAGAAGACGGCGGCGGCGGCAGGCAAACCGTCCGCGAGGAAAGTGGCGCCCGGGGTGAAGCGGCCCCGCACGGCGCGACGCGCCACGGCGTCCCGCTCAATGCAAAGCTGA
- a CDS encoding response regulator: MAKRVLVVDDAIFMRNMIKDIFASGGFEVVGEAANGLEAVEKYKELKPDLTTMDIVMPFKSGIEATREIIKHDSSAVVIMCSALGQESLVMEAIEAGASDFIVKPFRAEDVLGVVKKVLGVGGA; this comes from the coding sequence ATGGCTAAGCGGGTCCTGGTCGTCGACGATGCCATCTTCATGCGCAACATGATCAAGGACATCTTCGCGTCTGGAGGGTTCGAGGTCGTCGGCGAAGCGGCCAATGGCCTGGAGGCCGTGGAGAAGTACAAGGAGCTCAAGCCCGACCTCACGACGATGGACATCGTCATGCCGTTCAAGAGCGGCATCGAGGCGACGCGGGAGATCATCAAGCACGACAGCAGCGCGGTGGTCATCATGTGCTCCGCGCTCGGTCAGGAGAGCCTGGTGATGGAGGCCATCGAGGCGGGCGCCTCGGACTTCATCGTCAAGCCGTTCCGCGCCGAGGACGTGCTGGGTGTGGTGAAGAAGGTCCTGGGAGTGGGAGGGGCGTGA
- a CDS encoding ArsR/SmtB family transcription factor: MGAARRLDETFAALADPTRRGVIDLLREEPRRAGELAAAFDMSAPAMSRHLRVLRKTGLVEEEAIEDDARVKVYRLRPERFGELRAWLDEVESFWSDQLSAFKAHAERTRKKT, translated from the coding sequence ATGGGAGCCGCCCGTCGCCTGGATGAGACCTTCGCCGCGCTGGCCGACCCCACCCGCCGAGGGGTCATCGACCTGCTGCGCGAGGAGCCCCGGCGCGCGGGCGAGCTGGCCGCCGCCTTCGACATGTCCGCGCCCGCCATGTCCCGTCACCTGCGCGTGCTGCGCAAGACGGGGCTGGTGGAGGAGGAGGCCATCGAGGACGACGCCCGCGTGAAGGTGTACCGGCTGCGCCCCGAGCGCTTCGGGGAGCTGCGCGCATGGCTCGACGAGGTGGAGTCCTTCTGGAGCGACCAGCTCTCCGCCTTCAAGGCCCACGCCGAGCGCACCCGCAAGAAGACCTGA
- a CDS encoding chemotaxis protein CheA, producing MTMDMSRYLGLFISEATEHLEALGRDLVQLEREGSSSAVDSMFRHAHSVKGMASSMGFEPIAILAHRVEDLVDAVRQDRSRLDRDLVDLLLSASDTLLAQVRAVAEGHPPDEAAPLLAQLAARVTTMTGHAPTATRVAKVTVLKPEGSDGGDSSGGSGGGSAGGSGAGGSGTTGGSTGGGSGATGGSPAGGSGASGSGTTGGSGAGSTGGSGAGSVGSTGAGSSGAGSTGGSGATGGGSSGAGSTEGGTGAGGSGAAGSAGGTGAGGSGTTGGTGAAGSADGTGSGGTSSAGDAGSPGSANDSAGSTGGANSTGGATSSRGTNSGNGSPGGTASGPASASGAAPGTSSPSTGPTGASSADPGPQSPIPPRLTSLDPGVGGVREVLGIGAPASSPHGNASTGTPPGLSEAVMNDLGSALKAASTAPLPGERPEGGTQRWAVRLRISPTCQVPGVRAFLVHKRLTTLGTLVDLRPALEELKAGRIPDGYIQLELETSVGEAGIQQSLKNVAEVDVVSVKPAVAIPIPVVAPASAAEAGRGVGADSSSRTVRVRTELLDYFLDTVGELMLATARLREVGKVLPENVRPALEEGVYRLHTLVKDLHDKVMTARMTPLSLITDRLPRAARDIARRKEREVDLVITGAEIELDRAILDELADPLLHLLRNCIDHGLESPEERVAAKKGPRGRVLVAVKRARDRVIIELEDDGRGMNPAKLKAAAVARGLLTPEAAARMTDREAFMLSCLPGVSTAKDVTDISGRGVGMDAVKRVVESVGGTLEIDSETGRGTRFTLRLPLTVAVVHLLLVEVGEEVFGLPIAKVVGATEADSDALSRSRETALLPHGNSLLPVHALDSLVGVPAPGLRGVRPFVVMEGDSGRVALGVDRLLGQEEVVLKPLSRPLDLLPGLSGVTILGSGRPVFILDVPRLLSA from the coding sequence ATGACGATGGACATGTCCCGTTACCTGGGCCTCTTCATCTCGGAGGCCACCGAGCACCTCGAGGCGCTCGGCAGGGACCTGGTACAGCTGGAGCGCGAGGGGTCCTCGAGCGCGGTGGACTCGATGTTCCGCCACGCCCACTCCGTGAAGGGCATGGCGTCGTCGATGGGCTTCGAGCCCATCGCGATTCTGGCGCACCGGGTGGAGGACCTGGTGGACGCCGTGCGGCAGGACCGGAGCCGGCTGGACCGGGACCTGGTGGACCTGCTGCTGAGTGCCTCGGACACGCTGCTGGCGCAGGTGCGCGCCGTGGCCGAGGGACATCCTCCGGATGAGGCCGCTCCGCTCCTCGCGCAGCTCGCCGCCCGCGTCACCACGATGACGGGCCACGCCCCCACCGCCACGCGCGTCGCGAAGGTGACCGTGCTCAAGCCGGAGGGCTCCGACGGTGGAGACTCGTCTGGCGGCTCGGGTGGTGGCTCGGCCGGCGGCTCGGGCGCGGGTGGTTCGGGCACGACCGGCGGCTCGACGGGCGGTGGCTCGGGCGCGACCGGTGGCTCGCCTGCTGGTGGCTCGGGCGCGAGTGGTTCGGGCACGACGGGTGGCTCGGGCGCGGGCTCGACGGGTGGCTCCGGTGCAGGCAGCGTGGGCTCGACGGGCGCTGGCTCCTCTGGCGCGGGCTCGACGGGTGGTTCGGGTGCGACGGGTGGTGGCTCCTCCGGCGCGGGCTCGACAGAGGGTGGCACTGGCGCGGGTGGCTCGGGCGCGGCTGGCTCGGCCGGTGGCACCGGCGCGGGTGGCTCGGGCACGACTGGCGGCACGGGCGCGGCAGGCTCGGCCGATGGCACCGGCTCGGGCGGCACGAGCTCGGCAGGTGATGCGGGCTCGCCAGGCAGCGCGAATGACAGTGCAGGCTCGACGGGCGGCGCTAACTCGACGGGCGGCGCGACTTCATCGCGTGGCACGAACTCGGGTAACGGTTCACCGGGCGGCACGGCGAGTGGTCCGGCCTCCGCGTCCGGTGCCGCTCCCGGCACGTCCTCCCCATCGACCGGCCCCACGGGCGCGAGCAGCGCGGACCCCGGTCCCCAGTCCCCAATCCCTCCTCGACTGACCTCGCTGGACCCCGGTGTCGGCGGTGTGCGCGAGGTGCTCGGCATCGGCGCGCCCGCGTCCTCCCCGCACGGCAACGCGTCCACCGGAACTCCGCCCGGTCTCAGCGAAGCGGTGATGAACGACCTGGGCAGCGCGCTCAAGGCCGCCTCCACGGCGCCGCTCCCTGGCGAGCGCCCCGAGGGCGGCACGCAGCGCTGGGCGGTGCGGCTGCGCATCTCCCCCACGTGCCAGGTGCCCGGCGTGCGCGCCTTCCTCGTGCACAAGCGGCTCACCACGCTGGGCACGCTGGTGGACCTGCGGCCCGCGCTCGAGGAGCTCAAGGCCGGTCGCATCCCGGACGGCTACATCCAGCTGGAGCTGGAGACGTCCGTGGGCGAGGCGGGCATCCAGCAGTCGCTCAAGAACGTGGCCGAGGTGGACGTCGTCTCCGTGAAGCCCGCGGTGGCCATTCCCATCCCCGTGGTCGCTCCGGCGTCGGCGGCGGAGGCGGGGCGCGGCGTGGGCGCGGACTCCTCGTCGCGCACGGTGCGCGTGCGCACGGAGCTGCTCGACTACTTCCTCGACACCGTGGGTGAGCTGATGCTCGCCACGGCGCGCCTGCGCGAGGTGGGAAAGGTGCTGCCGGAGAACGTGCGCCCCGCGCTGGAGGAGGGCGTCTACCGGCTGCACACGCTGGTGAAGGACCTGCACGACAAGGTGATGACGGCGCGCATGACGCCGCTGTCGCTCATCACCGACCGGCTCCCCCGCGCCGCGCGCGACATCGCCCGACGCAAGGAGCGCGAGGTCGACCTGGTCATCACCGGCGCCGAAATCGAGCTGGACCGCGCCATCCTCGACGAGCTGGCGGACCCGCTGCTGCACCTCTTGCGCAACTGCATCGACCACGGCCTGGAGTCGCCCGAGGAGCGCGTCGCCGCGAAGAAGGGCCCGCGCGGGCGCGTGCTGGTGGCCGTCAAGCGCGCCCGGGATCGCGTCATCATCGAGCTGGAGGACGACGGCCGCGGCATGAACCCCGCGAAGCTGAAGGCCGCCGCGGTGGCGCGCGGGCTGCTCACCCCGGAGGCCGCCGCGCGGATGACGGACCGCGAGGCCTTCATGCTGTCGTGCCTGCCGGGTGTGTCCACGGCCAAGGACGTGACGGACATCTCCGGCCGAGGCGTGGGCATGGACGCCGTCAAGCGCGTGGTGGAGAGCGTGGGTGGCACGCTCGAAATCGACAGCGAGACGGGCCGGGGCACGCGCTTCACGCTGCGGCTGCCGCTGACGGTGGCGGTGGTGCACCTGCTGCTCGTGGAGGTGGGCGAGGAGGTCTTCGGCCTGCCCATCGCCAAGGTGGTGGGCGCCACGGAGGCGGACAGCGACGCGCTCAGCCGCAGCCGAGAGACGGCGCTCCTGCCGCACGGCAACTCGCTCTTGCCCGTGCACGCGCTGGACTCGCTCGTCGGCGTGCCTGCGCCGGGCCTGCGCGGGGTGCGGCCCTTCGTGGTGATGGAGGGGGACTCCGGACGGGTGGCGCTGGGCGTGGACCGGCTGCTCGGCCAGGAGGAAGTGGTGCTCAAGCCGCTGTCGCGTCCGCTGGACCTGTTGCCCGGCCTCTCCGGGGTGACCATCCTCGGCAGCGGCCGTCCGGTCTTCATCCTGGATGTTCCGAGGTTACTGTCCGCGTGA
- a CDS encoding VOC family protein — MKPVPEGFSRISPGLFYEDAPKAIDWLEKAFGFQTRLKVEGAPGIIVHSELVYGEAVILVNSVTPKFPNRTPGAAGGTSACYLMVYVDDVDAHCARAKAAGARITQEPKTTDYGEDYWTDRGYGAEDLEGHSWWFAQRMSSKG; from the coding sequence ATGAAGCCGGTTCCCGAGGGGTTTTCGCGCATCAGTCCAGGGCTGTTCTACGAGGATGCGCCCAAGGCCATCGACTGGTTGGAGAAGGCCTTCGGCTTCCAGACGCGGCTGAAGGTGGAGGGCGCGCCGGGCATCATCGTCCACTCGGAGCTGGTGTACGGCGAGGCCGTCATCCTGGTGAACTCGGTCACCCCCAAGTTCCCGAACCGCACGCCGGGCGCGGCGGGCGGCACGAGCGCGTGCTACCTGATGGTGTACGTGGATGACGTGGACGCGCACTGCGCGCGGGCCAAGGCCGCGGGCGCCCGAATCACCCAGGAGCCGAAGACCACGGACTACGGCGAGGACTACTGGACGGACCGGGGCTACGGCGCCGAGGACCTGGAGGGCCACTCCTGGTGGTTCGCCCAGCGGATGTCCTCCAAGGGCTGA
- a CDS encoding methyl-accepting chemotaxis protein produces the protein MRRPLRDDTAPGLTPRREPLQRLVRAAVDGRRTTKVVSLQSSITKGYVVLGLALTIWMVLSEPVAQWLVEKLGMDQVAEWKVAIRMLGAIGITGLAAFALPSLLARVTRVKVLSNSAYEISQGDLSKPVAAEGGSTRDEIDELTGAIIRMQENLRELVGKIQETAKSVADTAIDLQRSAENVNGSTEEVGSSMNIIAGGAETQSQLVSKASKVITEMASSIQRTTGSAEDAARTTAETSSAAEDGSKAARLAGDKVKKVFNRIESASQQVFAFGEKTQEISKIVDAITQVAQQTNLLALNATIEAARAGEYGRGFAVVADEVRKLAESAGRSAEQISKLARDISGQSTSVVSAMKEGIAELAEGREDLTNIVRSMGAITDTIRKGSEKVHLISESTREQHKGSEEMVKAIEEIKLVARNNAASTEAIQSVIQEQTAAVSRMTSLASELTNLSVELQSVVRSFRLGS, from the coding sequence GTGCGCCGTCCCCTACGTGACGACACTGCCCCCGGATTGACGCCTCGCCGCGAGCCCCTGCAGCGCCTGGTGCGCGCCGCGGTGGACGGGCGTCGTACGACCAAGGTGGTCTCCCTCCAATCCAGCATCACCAAGGGTTATGTGGTGCTGGGGTTGGCGCTCACCATCTGGATGGTCCTCTCGGAGCCGGTGGCGCAGTGGCTGGTCGAGAAGCTGGGCATGGACCAGGTGGCCGAGTGGAAGGTGGCCATCCGGATGCTCGGGGCCATTGGAATCACGGGCCTGGCCGCCTTCGCGCTGCCGTCGCTGCTGGCGCGCGTCACGCGCGTGAAGGTGCTGAGCAACTCCGCGTACGAGATTTCGCAGGGTGACTTGTCCAAGCCCGTGGCCGCCGAGGGCGGCAGCACGCGCGACGAAATCGACGAGCTGACGGGCGCCATCATCCGCATGCAGGAGAACCTGCGCGAGCTGGTGGGCAAGATCCAGGAGACGGCCAAGAGCGTGGCGGACACCGCCATCGACCTGCAGCGCTCGGCGGAGAACGTCAACGGCTCCACGGAGGAAGTGGGCTCGTCGATGAACATCATCGCGGGCGGCGCGGAGACGCAGTCGCAGCTGGTGTCCAAGGCCTCCAAGGTCATCACGGAGATGGCCAGCAGCATCCAGCGCACGACGGGCAGCGCGGAGGACGCGGCGCGCACGACAGCGGAGACGAGCAGCGCGGCGGAGGATGGCTCCAAGGCGGCGCGGCTGGCCGGCGACAAGGTGAAGAAGGTCTTCAACCGCATCGAGTCCGCCAGCCAGCAGGTGTTCGCCTTCGGCGAGAAGACGCAGGAGATCTCCAAGATTGTCGACGCCATCACCCAGGTGGCGCAGCAGACCAATCTCCTGGCGCTCAACGCGACGATTGAGGCGGCGCGCGCGGGTGAGTACGGCCGAGGCTTCGCGGTGGTGGCCGACGAGGTGCGCAAGCTGGCGGAGAGCGCGGGCCGTTCCGCCGAGCAGATCTCCAAGCTGGCCCGGGACATCTCCGGTCAGTCGACGTCCGTGGTGAGCGCCATGAAGGAGGGCATCGCGGAGCTGGCGGAGGGCCGCGAGGACCTCACCAACATCGTGCGCTCCATGGGCGCCATCACCGACACCATCCGCAAAGGCTCCGAGAAGGTGCACCTCATCTCCGAGAGCACCCGCGAGCAGCACAAGGGCAGCGAGGAGATGGTGAAGGCCATCGAGGAGATCAAGCTGGTGGCGCGCAACAACGCCGCCTCCACCGAGGCCATCCAGTCCGTCATCCAGGAGCAGACGGCCGCCGTGTCGCGGATGACGTCGCTGGCGAGCGAGCTGACCAACCTCTCCGTCGAGCTGCAGAGCGTGGTGCGCAGCTTCCGCCTGGGTTCATGA